One genomic region from Jaculus jaculus isolate mJacJac1 chromosome Y unlocalized genomic scaffold, mJacJac1.mat.Y.cur SUPER_Y_unloc_5, whole genome shotgun sequence encodes:
- the LOC123457235 gene encoding gametocyte-specific factor 1-like — protein sequence MDSPDPERLLQCPYVKSHHIRACRFPYHLIKCKKNHPDVAKNLATCPFNARHLVPRAELSHHISICDDRCCIEQDEVNPTRNPGQDTLPKNTWQYPPCDEDWDLELAEENNSTPFIWGTTRFCENKCPVSNAAMEPKSNLASGKQVPKTLPWKTVDMDSN from the exons A tggacTCTCCAGACCCTGAAAGACTGCTACAATGTCCTTATGTTAAAAGTCACCACATCAGGGCCTGCAGGTTTCCTTATCACCTTATCAAGTGCAAAAAG AATCATCCTGATGTTGCAAAAAATTTGGCTACATGTCCATTCAATGCTCGTCACCTGGTTCCAAGGGCTGAACTGAGTCATCATATCTCAATATGTGATGACAGGTGTTGTATAGAGCAGGATGAGG TCAACCCAACCAGGAACCCTGGACAAGACACTCTGCCCAAGAACACATGGCAGTACCCTCCTTGTGATGAAGACTGGGATCTAG AATTGGCTGAAGAGAATAACAGCACCCCATTTATCTGGGGCACAACCAGGTTCTGTGAGAATAAATG TCCTGTAAGCAACGCAGCTATGGAACCTAAAAGTAATCTGGCTTCAGGCAAGCAAGTTCCAAAGACTCTGCCATGGAAAACA GTGGATATGGACAGTAACTGA